The following DNA comes from Candidatus Firestonebacteria bacterium RIFOXYD2_FULL_39_29.
CTGCATCTTTTCAATATATTTGCCTATAATATCAACTTCAATATTTACTTCGTTCCCTATTTTTTTATATTTCAAAATAGTTATCTCAAATGTGTGAGGGATAATATTTAAAATAAAAGTATTATTTTTGCATTCGGTAACAGTTAAACTTACCCCGTCAACAGCAATTGATCCTTTATCTACAATATATTTCGTATATTTTTCAGGCACTTCAACAGCCAGGCGCCAGGATCCCTCACCTTTCTTTAATGACCTTATTATCCCGACAGCGTCAACATGCCCCATAACAATATGACCGTCCAATCTACTGTCGGCTTTTAAAGGTCTCTCTAAATTGACATTATCACCCGTCTTAAGCTTTTTTAAATTACTTCGAAGTAATGTTTCTTTCGTTGCCTCTGCCGTAAAATCTGATTTATTAATCTTGACCGCAGTAAGACACACACCGTTTACTGAGATACTGGAGCCGATTTTCATACCTTCCAGTATTTTTCCGGCTAAAATATCGATCAACAAGTTGTCCCCGTCGGTCTTAACACCTCTTATTTCCCCAATTTCTTCAATTATCCCTGTAAACATTAATTAATACACCCCTCGACAAGTATGTCACCATTAAACCCGGAAAAAACCGGTTGATATATTTTTATTGCATCTTTGACCCTCTTAAATCCCATGGAGCCGATGATGTTTATTGCGTCACCACCCAGTATTTTCGGTGAAATGAACCACATTATCTTATCAACAACATTTTCTTTTAAAGCTGCAGTTAGTAAGGTCGGCCCCCCTTCAAGCATTACAGAAGCTACCCCGAATACAGGTAAAGATGAAAGCACACTTTTTAAATTCAAGGTACCATTTTTTCCGGGAACAGAAATAACTCTGATCTTTTTTGCAACAAGTTTATCAACCTTATTTTTATCCGCTTTTGTATTCACAAAAACAAGGACATTCGCCTTCTCTATAAGTACTTTTGCCTTTAAACTTATCTCACACATCGGATCTATTATTATTTTTACAGGATTACGCCCTTTCACCATTCTAACATCAAGTTTCGGATCATCTTTCTTGATCGTTCCTATCCCAACCATCACCGAATCAAGCTTTGACCTTTTGTAGTGAACAAGAGTTCTACTACTCTCATTAGATATCCATTTAGAATCTCCTGTGTAAGCTGCAACTTTTCCGTCAAGTGTAATTGCCATTTTGGAAACGACCAGTGGAAGTCCGGTCTTTACGATCTTAATAAATGGCTCGTTAATGCTTTTTGCAAGCTCACTCAAGAGTCCAACTTCAACAATCGTCCCATGTTTTTTTAACAATGCAATTGACCTGCCTGAAACTTCAGGGTTAGGATCTCTCATGGC
Coding sequences within:
- a CDS encoding riboflavin synthase subunit alpha, whose protein sequence is MFTGIIEEIGEIRGVKTDGDNLLIDILAGKILEGMKIGSSISVNGVCLTAVKINKSDFTAEATKETLLRSNLKKLKTGDNVNLERPLKADSRLDGHIVMGHVDAVGIIRSLKKGEGSWRLAVEVPEKYTKYIVDKGSIAVDGVSLTVTECKNNTFILNIIPHTFEITILKYKKIGNEVNIEVDIIGKYIEKMQSGSKKEITKEFLNENGY
- a CDS encoding riboflavin biosynthesis protein RibD — protein: MKKYNADLKYMQRAITLALLGQGLTKTNPIVGCVIVKNNKIIGEGFHKVFGGTHAEINALKKAGKAAKGATLYVNMEPCFPFSGKKTVPCVEKVISAGIKKCIIAMRDPNPEVSGRSIALLKKHGTIVEVGLLSELAKSINEPFIKIVKTGLPLVVSKMAITLDGKVAAYTGDSKWISNESSRTLVHYKRSKLDSVMVGIGTIKKDDPKLDVRMVKGRNPVKIIIDPMCEISLKAKVLIEKANVLVFVNTKADKNKVDKLVAKKIRVISVPGKNGTLNLKSVLSSLPVFGVASVMLEGGPTLLTAALKENVVDKIMWFISPKILGGDAINIIGSMGFKRVKDAIKIYQPVFSGFNGDILVEGCIN